The following proteins are co-located in the Roseovarius arcticus genome:
- a CDS encoding GcvT family protein produces the protein MKSRTKVVVIGGGIAGCSTLYHLTQEGWSDVVLVERDELTSGTTWHSAAQVTNFGGNQTMVGLKSHSIALYKKLRDDPEYPVGYHHGDGGIRLANTEAQMQGYRHFASMARGMGVTYEVIDAEECARRHPLISTDNLLGGLWDGEDGDIDPAQLCQALAFHARKAGAEVYRQTNVTGLTQKDDDTWTVETDKGTIDADIVVNACGYRVNEVGAMMGVQHPVASMEHQYFVTEDIPAIAEAGRRMPLLRCPISDYYSRQEKNGLLVGFYEQGCRTWGMDGISPSFSNDLCPDDLDRVMDVLEGAFERMPVLADVGIKRVVNGPITYTIDGAPLVGPIPGKRNAFCIIGLRAGLGEGGGHGWILAQQIVHGEACYDTWVIDPRRFTGHTNVELTALKSIEDYQNEFRFHFPHEHRPAGRPAKTTPLTPIFAAEGAEFTVVNGWERVDYIKPTPDFHPTLSFNFDEATDVIAAEIKNVQDNVGLCEVNGFNRFEITGADRHSFLDRMFCGAVTKRDGRVGLGYLLNHHGMVKGEATIANLPASDRGPERVWYGSAAASEFHDMDWLQEHLTDGEDVSIRSLTNDQTILVLAGPKARDVLSACSRGDWTREAFPWLSVRESFIGFAPATVLGVSFSGELAYEIHVPNASLYAAYLALRKAGEAHGLKLFGARAVDSMRMEKGFLHWKADLLTEFDPFETSLDRFVKPEKGEFIGKEALLKRMAEGLRKKLVTLKVDAAHAPAHGGASLMQDDKVVGTITSGDWGHRVGLNLAYAFVDPDLAAPGSTMQLDLYGDLVGVEVIAPSPYDPDYALMRG, from the coding sequence ATGAAATCGCGGACCAAGGTTGTTGTCATCGGCGGCGGTATCGCCGGTTGCTCGACGCTCTATCACCTCACCCAAGAGGGTTGGAGCGATGTCGTTTTGGTCGAGCGTGACGAGTTGACCTCCGGCACGACCTGGCATTCCGCTGCGCAGGTGACGAATTTCGGCGGCAACCAGACGATGGTAGGCCTCAAGAGCCACTCCATCGCGCTTTACAAGAAGTTGCGCGACGATCCGGAGTATCCGGTCGGCTATCATCACGGCGACGGCGGCATCCGGCTGGCCAATACCGAAGCGCAGATGCAGGGCTATCGCCATTTTGCGTCGATGGCGCGCGGGATGGGCGTGACCTACGAGGTCATCGACGCCGAGGAATGCGCGCGCCGCCACCCCCTCATTTCGACCGACAACCTGTTGGGCGGTCTCTGGGATGGTGAGGACGGCGATATCGACCCCGCGCAACTGTGTCAGGCGCTGGCCTTTCACGCGCGCAAGGCGGGGGCGGAAGTGTACCGCCAGACCAACGTCACCGGTCTGACCCAGAAAGACGACGACACTTGGACCGTCGAGACCGACAAAGGCACGATCGACGCCGATATCGTCGTGAACGCCTGCGGCTACCGCGTGAACGAGGTGGGCGCGATGATGGGGGTGCAGCATCCCGTCGCCTCCATGGAGCACCAGTATTTCGTGACCGAGGACATTCCGGCCATCGCAGAGGCGGGCCGCCGGATGCCGCTGCTGCGCTGCCCGATCTCGGACTACTATTCCCGGCAGGAAAAGAACGGACTGCTGGTGGGCTTTTACGAGCAGGGGTGCCGGACCTGGGGGATGGACGGGATCAGCCCGAGCTTCTCAAACGATCTGTGCCCCGACGATCTGGACCGGGTGATGGACGTACTGGAGGGCGCGTTCGAGCGGATGCCCGTGCTGGCCGATGTCGGCATAAAGCGCGTCGTCAACGGCCCGATTACCTACACCATCGACGGCGCGCCGCTGGTTGGACCAATCCCCGGAAAGCGCAATGCCTTTTGCATCATCGGGTTGCGCGCGGGCCTTGGCGAAGGCGGCGGGCATGGCTGGATTTTGGCACAGCAGATCGTGCATGGCGAGGCCTGCTACGACACTTGGGTGATCGACCCGCGCCGCTTTACCGGGCACACCAATGTCGAGCTGACCGCGCTCAAGTCAATCGAGGATTACCAAAACGAGTTCCGCTTCCATTTCCCGCACGAGCATCGCCCGGCAGGCCGTCCGGCCAAGACCACGCCGCTGACGCCCATCTTTGCCGCCGAAGGGGCCGAGTTCACAGTGGTGAACGGATGGGAGCGCGTCGACTACATCAAGCCTACCCCTGATTTCCACCCCACACTCAGCTTCAATTTTGACGAGGCGACGGACGTGATCGCGGCCGAGATCAAGAACGTGCAGGACAACGTTGGCCTCTGCGAGGTCAACGGCTTCAACCGGTTCGAGATTACGGGCGCGGACCGGCACAGTTTCCTCGACCGTATGTTCTGCGGCGCGGTGACCAAGCGCGATGGCCGCGTCGGACTGGGCTACCTGCTGAATCATCACGGCATGGTCAAGGGCGAGGCGACGATTGCCAACCTGCCCGCCAGCGATCGCGGGCCAGAGCGTGTCTGGTACGGCTCGGCGGCGGCGAGCGAGTTCCATGACATGGACTGGCTGCAAGAGCATCTGACAGACGGCGAAGACGTCTCGATCCGCAGCCTGACCAATGACCAGACGATCCTCGTTCTGGCGGGCCCCAAGGCGCGCGACGTTCTATCGGCCTGTTCACGGGGCGACTGGACGCGCGAGGCTTTCCCTTGGCTCAGCGTCCGCGAAAGCTTTATCGGCTTCGCCCCGGCGACCGTGCTGGGCGTCAGCTTCTCGGGCGAGTTGGCCTACGAGATCCACGTACCCAACGCCTCGCTCTATGCCGCCTATCTGGCGCTACGTAAGGCTGGCGAGGCGCATGGGCTCAAGCTGTTCGGCGCGCGCGCGGTCGACTCGATGCGGATGGAGAAGGGCTTTTTGCACTGGAAAGCGGACCTTCTGACCGAGTTCGATCCGTTCGAGACGTCGCTTGATCGCTTCGTCAAACCGGAGAAGGGTGAGTTCATCGGCAAAGAGGCCCTGCTGAAACGCATGGCCGAGGGCCTGCGCAAGAAGCTCGTGACGTTGAAGGTGGACGCGGCCCATGCCCCGGCCCATGGCGGCGCCTCGCTGATGCAGGATGACAAAGTGGTTGGTACAATCACTTCCGGCGATTGGGGTCACCGGGTTGGGCTTAATTTGGCCTATGCCTTTGTCGATCCAGATCTTG